In Mastomys coucha isolate ucsf_1 unplaced genomic scaffold, UCSF_Mcou_1 pScaffold5, whole genome shotgun sequence, one genomic interval encodes:
- the Inca1 gene encoding protein INCA1 isoform X1, with product MQGQEDGDSILPSAKCSRVVSRFSPCSLPSKNSRPMSQLYGDTFWENLSQRSSSNWMVEQNIPPILRTTGFFQPGLHPLEGLPPPEKLWRRKRKKLHLERMQKGPGSIPACVRAVTYHLEDLRRRQRVINELKKAQWGSSDATPELPVLEEDCELPSTTKYFDMVEERATYPPEETYFVTPRDQLFWSPWTPVDQQGTYASGRLSSLAYSTVTARKNPTYNPQRMELESEE from the exons GTGTTCCAGAGTGGTCAGCCGATTTTCACCCTGCAGCCTGCCTTCCAAGAATAGTAGACCAATGTCTCAGCTTTATGGAGATACCTTCTGGGAGAATCTTAGTCAAAGGTCTAG CTCCAACTGGATGGTAGAACAGAACATTCCACCAATTCTG AGGACCACTGGTTTCTTCCAGCCTGGCCTGCACCCTCTTGAGGGGCTCCCTCCTCCTGAGAAGctttggagaagaaagagaaagaagctacATTTGGAAAGAATGCAAAAGGGACCTGGAAGCATTCCAGCCTGTGTTAGAGCAGTAACTTATCATCTGGAGGACCTGAGGAGGCGCCAGAGAGTCATCAATGA ACTGAAGAAGGCCCAGTGGGGCAGCTCTGATGCTACACCTGAACTCCCGGTGCTTGAAGAGGACTGTGAACTCCCAAGCACTACAAAATACTTTGACATGGTAGAAGAGAGGGCAACGTATCCACCGGAAGAGACTTACTTTGTCACTCCCAGGGATCAG CTGTTTTGGTCTCCCTGGACTCCTGTAGACCAGCAGGGGACTTATGCCTCTGGGCGGCTAAGCTCTCTGGCCTACAGCACTGTTACAGCCAGAAAGAACCCCACTTACAATCCCCAGAGGATGGAGTTGGAGTCTGAGGAGTAG
- the Inca1 gene encoding protein INCA1 isoform X2, translating into MQGQEDGDSILPSAKCSRVVSRFSPCSLPSKNSRPMSQLYGDTFWENLSQRSSSNWMVEQNIPPILPGLHPLEGLPPPEKLWRRKRKKLHLERMQKGPGSIPACVRAVTYHLEDLRRRQRVINELKKAQWGSSDATPELPVLEEDCELPSTTKYFDMVEERATYPPEETYFVTPRDQLFWSPWTPVDQQGTYASGRLSSLAYSTVTARKNPTYNPQRMELESEE; encoded by the exons GTGTTCCAGAGTGGTCAGCCGATTTTCACCCTGCAGCCTGCCTTCCAAGAATAGTAGACCAATGTCTCAGCTTTATGGAGATACCTTCTGGGAGAATCTTAGTCAAAGGTCTAG CTCCAACTGGATGGTAGAACAGAACATTCCACCAATTCTG CCTGGCCTGCACCCTCTTGAGGGGCTCCCTCCTCCTGAGAAGctttggagaagaaagagaaagaagctacATTTGGAAAGAATGCAAAAGGGACCTGGAAGCATTCCAGCCTGTGTTAGAGCAGTAACTTATCATCTGGAGGACCTGAGGAGGCGCCAGAGAGTCATCAATGA ACTGAAGAAGGCCCAGTGGGGCAGCTCTGATGCTACACCTGAACTCCCGGTGCTTGAAGAGGACTGTGAACTCCCAAGCACTACAAAATACTTTGACATGGTAGAAGAGAGGGCAACGTATCCACCGGAAGAGACTTACTTTGTCACTCCCAGGGATCAG CTGTTTTGGTCTCCCTGGACTCCTGTAGACCAGCAGGGGACTTATGCCTCTGGGCGGCTAAGCTCTCTGGCCTACAGCACTGTTACAGCCAGAAAGAACCCCACTTACAATCCCCAGAGGATGGAGTTGGAGTCTGAGGAGTAG